From the genome of Halorussus caseinilyticus, one region includes:
- a CDS encoding GNAT family N-acetyltransferase, whose product MTTTHAEDEGDVRVRQAVQADLLAVLRIERASFDQPWPFSAFERYLGEPGFLVAVTGGGPSPADEQGEPRADENVVGYVVANLVPNHGRSFGHVKDIAVHPDHRGEGVGADLLEHSLRVLEVQGAQSVKLEVRASNETALSLYRGFGFQYLRTIPRYYDDGEDALILVVDLDA is encoded by the coding sequence GTGACAACGACTCACGCGGAAGACGAGGGCGACGTGCGAGTCCGGCAGGCAGTGCAGGCCGACCTGCTCGCCGTACTACGTATCGAGCGGGCCTCGTTCGACCAGCCGTGGCCGTTCTCCGCGTTCGAGCGCTATCTGGGCGAACCGGGCTTTCTGGTGGCCGTCACCGGCGGCGGGCCGTCTCCGGCCGACGAGCAGGGCGAACCGCGGGCGGACGAGAACGTCGTGGGCTACGTCGTCGCCAACCTCGTGCCGAACCACGGTCGGTCGTTCGGCCACGTCAAGGACATCGCGGTGCATCCCGACCACCGCGGCGAGGGCGTCGGCGCGGACCTGCTGGAGCATTCGCTCCGCGTGCTGGAGGTGCAGGGCGCACAGAGCGTCAAGTTAGAGGTGCGCGCGAGCAACGAGACGGCGCTGTCGCTGTACCGGGGCTTTGGCTTCCAGTACCTCCGGACCATCCCCCGGTACTACGACGACGGCGAGGACGCGCTGATTCTGGTCGTGGACTTGGACGCGTGA
- a CDS encoding aconitate hydratase — MGQTLTEKILEDHLVEGDLTTGEEIGIEIDQVLAQDTTGTLVWLQFEALDLDEVQTELAAQYCDHQTYQFDFKNTDDHRFLRSAAGTFGAHFSRPGNGICHNVHKENFAAPGKTMLGSDSHTPTPGGMGELAIGSGGLDVAVAMGGGPYYIEMPEVVSVRLEGELPEWATAKDVILEMLRRLSVKGGVGKIFEYTGPGVESLSVPERTTITNMGTELGATSSIFPTDENTKDYLERLGRGDEYVELSADEDADYDDEIVIDLSDLEPLIAKPSMPDNVVPVSEVEGTEVDQVMIGSCTNGAYEDILPAAKMLEGRETNKTTEMIVAPGSKQASEMLAREGWVSEMMAAGVNFSEATCGACIGIGHVPASDSVSLRTFNRNFEGRSGIEDDNVYLCSPEVATAAAIKGEIVDPRNLADELGDLEDPGFEMPDEYTGSKADLIAPDEAPDDELIKGPNIGDVPLKDELDADLEGPNLLKMEDNITTDHIIPATSDILKFRSNIPKLSEFTLSRVDQDFADRALDADGGFLVAGENYGQGSSREHAALCPMYLGVEGVLAQSFARIHKANLFNFGLIPLTIDEETYENIEQGDNIEIVDDVAEAVRSGQEEFTVRVNDDWEATAHLDASEREREILADGGKLSHTKKHAEGGDSPAPADD, encoded by the coding sequence ATGGGACAGACGCTAACGGAGAAAATCCTCGAGGACCACCTCGTCGAGGGTGACCTCACGACCGGCGAGGAAATCGGAATCGAGATTGACCAAGTCCTCGCACAGGACACGACTGGAACACTCGTCTGGCTCCAGTTCGAGGCGCTGGACCTCGACGAGGTGCAGACCGAGCTGGCCGCGCAGTACTGCGACCACCAGACCTACCAGTTCGACTTCAAGAACACCGACGACCACCGCTTCCTGCGGTCGGCCGCCGGTACCTTCGGCGCGCACTTCTCCCGACCCGGTAACGGAATCTGCCACAACGTCCACAAGGAGAACTTCGCCGCGCCCGGCAAGACGATGCTCGGGTCGGACTCCCACACGCCGACTCCCGGCGGGATGGGCGAACTCGCCATCGGTTCGGGCGGTCTCGACGTTGCGGTCGCCATGGGTGGCGGCCCGTACTACATCGAGATGCCCGAAGTCGTCAGCGTCCGACTCGAAGGTGAACTTCCCGAGTGGGCCACCGCGAAGGACGTTATCCTCGAGATGCTCCGACGCCTCAGCGTGAAGGGCGGCGTCGGCAAAATCTTCGAGTACACCGGTCCGGGCGTCGAGAGCCTCTCGGTCCCCGAGCGGACGACCATCACCAACATGGGGACGGAACTCGGCGCGACCTCTTCCATCTTCCCGACCGACGAGAACACGAAGGACTACCTCGAACGCCTCGGCCGCGGCGACGAGTACGTCGAACTCTCGGCCGACGAGGACGCCGACTACGACGACGAAATCGTCATCGACCTGAGCGACCTCGAACCGCTCATCGCCAAGCCGTCGATGCCCGACAACGTGGTGCCCGTCAGCGAAGTCGAGGGCACGGAAGTCGACCAAGTGATGATTGGCTCCTGTACCAACGGTGCCTACGAGGACATCCTCCCGGCCGCTAAGATGCTCGAAGGCCGCGAGACGAACAAGACGACCGAGATGATTGTCGCGCCCGGTTCCAAGCAGGCCTCCGAGATGCTCGCCCGCGAGGGTTGGGTCTCCGAGATGATGGCCGCTGGCGTCAACTTCTCCGAGGCGACGTGCGGTGCCTGTATCGGCATCGGTCACGTTCCGGCAAGCGACTCCGTGTCGCTCCGGACGTTCAACCGCAACTTCGAGGGACGGTCGGGAATCGAGGACGACAACGTGTACCTCTGCTCGCCGGAAGTCGCAACCGCGGCCGCCATCAAGGGCGAAATCGTGGACCCGCGCAACCTCGCCGACGAACTCGGCGACCTCGAAGACCCCGGATTCGAGATGCCCGACGAGTACACGGGTAGCAAGGCCGACCTCATCGCGCCCGACGAGGCACCCGACGACGAACTCATCAAGGGTCCGAACATCGGCGACGTGCCCCTGAAGGACGAACTCGACGCGGACCTCGAAGGCCCGAACCTCCTGAAGATGGAGGACAACATCACGACCGACCACATCATCCCGGCGACTTCGGACATCCTGAAGTTCCGGTCGAACATCCCGAAGCTCTCGGAGTTCACGCTCTCGCGCGTGGACCAAGACTTCGCCGACCGCGCGCTGGACGCCGACGGTGGCTTCCTCGTGGCTGGCGAGAACTACGGTCAGGGTAGTTCCCGTGAACACGCGGCGCTGTGCCCGATGTACCTCGGCGTCGAGGGCGTCCTCGCCCAGAGTTTCGCCCGCATCCACAAGGCGAACCTCTTCAACTTCGGTCTCATCCCGCTGACCATCGACGAGGAGACCTACGAGAACATCGAGCAGGGCGACAACATCGAAATCGTGGACGACGTGGCCGAGGCGGTCCGCTCCGGTCAGGAAGAGTTCACGGTTCGCGTCAACGACGACTGGGAAGCGACGGCCCACCTCGACGCCTCCGAGCGCGAGCGCGAGATTCTCGCCGACGGTGGCAAGCTCTCGCACACGAAGAAGCACGCCGAAGGCGGCGACTCGCCCGCTCCGGCAGACGACTAA